The genomic segment GGCCAGCTGGTGCGCGGATTCGTAGGCGGCCTGGTCCACCGCGAGGCCGGTGCGGATGTCGACCGTGGCCGGAGCGCCTTCCATGCCGCTGATCGGCAGGTTGAGCGGGGAGAACGCCTGCCCGGCTTCCCAGACGGTGACCACCAGTGCGCGCCGGGCGCCGAGCAGGGTGGCTGCCTCACGGACGGCGTGCTCGGCCGTGGGTGTGCCGTCGAAGCCGATGAGGATCCGGGCGTCGCTCATGGTGCGTCTCACCGTACGCCCTCGGCATTCGGGTGCAACTCACCGACCAGACCCTTGCAGGTTTCGTGCAGGACACGCATACTTTCGCCAGTCACAGCAAAAGTGATTCGCGCAGGCATCGTCGCCTCACCG from the Amycolatopsis magusensis genome contains:
- a CDS encoding universal stress protein, with translation MSDARILIGFDGTPTAEHAVREAATLLGARRALVVTVWEAGQAFSPLNLPISGMEGAPATVDIRTGLAVDQAAYESAHQLATWGARLASEHGFDATGHAVADDVTVADTLVRLAAEVGAAAVVLGAHRHGRLSKLLLGSTSSSVIQHADCPVVVVRGE